TCTCCCAGTCGCGGTGGGCGCCCCCCGGCGCCTCCGGCACCACCGCGTCGATGACCCCCAGGCGCAGCAGGTCTCTGGCGGTGATCTTCATGATCTCGGCGGCCTCCGGCGCCTTCCCCGCGTCGCCCCACAGGATCGCGGCGCAGCCCTCCGGAGAGATCACCGAGTAGACCGCGTACTCGAGCATGAGCACGCGGTTGCCCATGCCGATCGCCAGGGCCCCCCCGCTGCCCCCCTCGCCCGTGACCACGGCGATGATCGGGGTCCGCAGCCCCGCCATCGCTTTGAGGTTGCGGGCGATGGCCTCGGCCTGTCCCCGCTCCTCGGCGGCGATGCCCGGATACGCTCCCGGGGTGTCGATGAAGGTGATGACCGGCTTCTCGAACCTGTCCGCCATCTGCATGAGGCGCAGGGCCTTGCGATAGCCCTCCGGGTGCGGCATCCCGAAATTCCGCGCGAGCTTCTCGCGGGTCTCCCGTCCCTTCTGGTGGCCCAGCACGACGACCCCGGTGCCTTCGAAGCGCGCCAGCCCCCCGACGATGGCGGGATCGTCCCCGTACAGTCGATCGCCGTGGAGCTCGAGGAAGTCCTCGAAGAGCAGGCGGCAGAAATCGCGGGTATGCGGACGGCGCGGATGCCGAGCCAGCTGCGTCGTCTGCCAGGCGGTCAGGCTGGCGAAGGTCCGTTGGCGCAAGCGCGTCAGCCGCTCCTCCAGGCGCGCGATCTCGTCGCGTTGATCCGGGTCGTCCTGAGCCTGCAGCTCGGCGATCCGCGTCTCCAGCTCCAGCAGCGGCTGCTCGAACTCAAGCGCTTCCGGCATGCTCCACCCGGCTGGCGTCCGGCCCGAGCAGCTCGTCCAGCTTCTTCAGCAGCTCGGGGTTGGGGGTCACGGTCAGGGCTCTCGCGCGAACGACCACCTCCTGTGTGGGCAGCAGCACGTGCAGGTAAACGGGAACGGATCCCCGATAGCCTCCGCACAGCGTCTTGACGGCGCCGATCAGCCCCTCGGCGCCCTCGCCGGCGGACAGCCGGATACGCAGCGCGCTGGGCTCGCCGGCCGGAGCGCTGCGCGTGGCGGCGGCCTCCTGCAAGGCCTGGGCGAGGGGCCGAACATCTTCGGCCAGGACCACCCGTCCCTTGTCGCTGTCGTCCAGGCGGCCGCGGATCAGCAGTGGCTCGCGGGAGCGCAGGTGCTCGGCGGCCGCCTTGAAGGGCTCGGGGAAGATGGTCACCTCCACCGTGCCGTTCATGTCTTCGAGCGTCACGAAGGCCATGCGGCTGCCACTCTTGGTGGACGTCTCCTTGACCGCGGCCACCTGGCCGAACAAAAGAACCCGGCTGCCCGGGCTCTTCCCGGCGAGGTCGGCCGTGCCGGTGATCCCCAGAGAGTCGACGAGGGATCCGTAGCGGGCGAGCGGGTGGCCCGAGATGTAGAAGCCCAGCACCTCTTTCTCGAAGGCCAGCCGCTCATCGTCGTCCCACTCCGGCACGACGCTGATCGGCTCGGCCTTGGGCACGGCCGCGGGCGCGGGCAGCAGATCGAAGAAGGAGGCCTGACCTTCGACCCGCTCGCGCTGGCGGCGTTGTCCGGCCTCCAGCGCCGCGTCGACGGTGCTCATGAGATGGGCGCGCGAGAGCCCCAGGCTGTCGAAGGCGCCCGCTTTGATCAGGCTCTCCAGCACCCGGCGATTCACCAGGCGCAGGTCCACGCGCGCACAGAAGTCCTCCAGGCCCGGGAAGGCGCCATCCTTCTCCCGGGTGGCCAGGATCGATTCCATCGCCGCCTCACCCACGTTCTTGATGGCGGCGAGCCCAAAGCGGATCGCCCCGCCCGACACGCTGAAGGTCACCTGGGAGACGTTCACGTCCGGCGGGTCCACCCGGATCCCCATGGCCCGACACTCTTCGATGTACTTCACGATCTTGTCGGTGTCGCCCATTTCCGAGGTGAGGAGCGCGGCCATGAACTCCACGGGATAGTTGGCCTTGCAGTAGGCGGTCTGGTAGGCCACCAGGGCGTAGGCCGCGGCATGGCTCTTGTTGAAGCCGTAGCCCGCGAACTTCTCCATCAGCTCCCA
This DNA window, taken from Candidatus Methylomirabilota bacterium, encodes the following:
- a CDS encoding acetyl-CoA carboxylase carboxyltransferase subunit alpha; translation: MPEALEFEQPLLELETRIAELQAQDDPDQRDEIARLEERLTRLRQRTFASLTAWQTTQLARHPRRPHTRDFCRLLFEDFLELHGDRLYGDDPAIVGGLARFEGTGVVVLGHQKGRETREKLARNFGMPHPEGYRKALRLMQMADRFEKPVITFIDTPGAYPGIAAEERGQAEAIARNLKAMAGLRTPIIAVVTGEGGSGGALAIGMGNRVLMLEYAVYSVISPEGCAAILWGDAGKAPEAAEIMKITARDLLRLGVIDAVVPEAPGGAHRDWE